The genomic region GCTCTTCTAGCTTTGCTCCGTAGGCTTGACTAGCTTCCACGCGCGGTCCGCTTGTATTGTTCATGTTTTTAGGCAAGCCCACTACAAATCGTTCCACCTTGTAAGTATCAACCAACTCCTTAACGCGGTCAAAACCAAATTGACCTTGCTCCTCATTGATTTGGATGATTTCAAGTCCTTGAGCTGTAAAACCAAGCGGATCGCTAATGGCCACCCCTACCGTTTTTGAACCGACGTCCAATCCCATAATTCTCATAGGTTATAGATCGACTCCTTGTCCTTTAAGGTAGTAGCGGACCAATTCTTCAACGATTTCATCGCGCTCATACTTACGGATTTGATTTCGTGCATTATTATAACGAGGAACGTAGGCAGGGTCTCCACTCAATACGTAACCTACGATTTGGTTAATCGGGTTATAACCCTTATCGTTCAACGAAGCATAAACATCAGTCAGAGTTTCGCTAATTTCTTTTTTATTGGAATCGTCCAATTTAAAACGTACTGTTTCTTCAGTAAATCCCATTCTAACACCCTCTTTCCTTAGAATAGTACCATTATAGCATAATTCCTTACGTTCTACAATTCAGGCAGTCTATTTATTTGGATTTTCTACTGTTCTGTCGCGCCATTTGCCAATCTGTCTGAAA from Streptococcus mitis NCTC 12261 harbors:
- a CDS encoding IreB family regulatory phosphoprotein, whose product is MGFTEETVRFKLDDSNKKEISETLTDVYASLNDKGYNPINQIVGYVLSGDPAYVPRYNNARNQIRKYERDEIVEELVRYYLKGQGVDL
- the ruvX gene encoding Holliday junction resolvase RuvX; the protein is MRIMGLDVGSKTVGVAISDPLGFTAQGLEIIQINEEQGQFGFDRVKELVDTYKVERFVVGLPKNMNNTSGPRVEASQAYGAKLEELFGLPVDYQDERLTTVAAERMLIEQADISRNKRKKVIDKLAAQLILQNYLDRKF